The Scylla paramamosain isolate STU-SP2022 unplaced genomic scaffold, ASM3559412v1 Contig128, whole genome shotgun sequence region CTGCACTGTCACCTTCCTGGCCAGACTCTTGACAAGCTTGCGTGTGGCGGTGTGACTGTCGCAGGAGTTGACGCCAAGCTCACCGTACCCATTGTCACCCCGTGCGTAGatctgaggagagagggagaggtgggagggagggagggagagggagaggagagagagagagagagagagagagagagagagagagagagagagagagagagagagagagagagagagagagagagagagagagagagagagagaactaagacctaatctaacaaaacccaacttaacttaagatataatataactttaaagagagagagagagagtgagaggggagattagagagagagggagagggagagaacctaacctgtctaggagaaataatttgaatatacagtaaaatccctctcatccggcattccagtatccggcagcttcaagtatccggcacatttttccctgagccttaaaatcaataaaaaatcaatgtgtactcacaaaatcgattaaaattcccgcacaaGGCATACTCTGTCCCCTGGCCACCACAGCGCACTGCttggcgccacccgcggcccgctgcactgtgtttaccgagtgactcagtcccgcatgtgcactgtttatggCCTGACGCCaaacaacaaaatt contains the following coding sequences:
- the LOC135099435 gene encoding RCC1 and BTB domain-containing protein 2-like isoform X2 codes for the protein MAPHNAKLIDELQNYSIVQVAAGDQHSLALTSWGLAINSAHAGLSHSVNTVQRAAGGAKQCAVVARGQSMPCAGILIDFIYARGDNGYGELGVNSCDSHTATRKLVKSLARKVTVQLACGANHTLALTADGDKIPWASWHLDTDRGPRRTLPW